Sequence from the Exiguobacterium aurantiacum genome:
GGATTCAGTTGGCTCGTCAGCATCACGTTCCTTTTAATCGTGCAGCTGCTCGTCACGACGCTCGGAAATCCGGGCCGTTTCGTCGCCATAGTCTTATTGATTCTTCAATTGACGACGTCGGCTGGAACGTTCCCGCTCGAACTGATTCCTAGCGCCCTCCAACCGTTCAACGCCTGGTTGCCGATGACGTACACCGTCTCGGGCTATAAAGAAATCTTGTCAGCGGACGGCTGGAGCTACTTGCAACAAGCGATCATCTATTTGGTGTTCGTCTCAACCGCTTGCTTCTTCCTGCTATGGGGATATTTCCGAATTGCTTGGAAGAAAAAATATCGGCTGACGACGTCAGAAGCGTGATGCACAACGAACTGAAAATCGTGTATAGTGGATAAGACGACACTATACACGATTTTTTTGTGAAAAAACTTTTAAAAAAGAATTGACACTGACGTGGGTACTGGTTATTATAGAAAATGTGCTTAGGACACAACAATAACATGGCGGTGTAGCTCAGCTGGCTAGAGCGTACGGTTCATACCCGTGAGGTCGTGGGTTCGACTCCCTCCGCCGCTACCATTTTATTTAGGCCCGTTGGTCAAGCGGTTAAGACACCGCCCTTTCACGGCGGTAACACGGGTTCGAATCCCGTACGGGTCACTTACCTAAGCGAAAAGAAGCCATCTCACTCGAGATGGCTTCTTTTGTTATATCAAGGAGGCGGACGGATGACGAAAGTATTGGTTGCCGTGTCCGGTGGAGTCGATTCGGTCGTCTTATTGGATCGAGTCATTCGGACCGGTATGGAAGTGGGCGTGGCCCATGTCCATCATGGGTTACGTCCCGAATCAGACGAGGAATATCGGTTCGTGCAGCGTCTCGCCGCATCCTATGGGGTTCCATTTCACGGAAAGCGACTCACTTTTCCGGATGGCGGTTCGCAGGCGAGTTATCGGACGGCACGATATGCGTTCTTTGAACAGGTTATGCAGAAGTTCGGCTATACACAACTGATGACGGCCCATCACGCGGACGACCAACTCGAGACCGTCCTCATCCAACTGCAGCGTAACGTCATCGAAGTGACGGGAATTCCCGAGCGTCGTCCGTTCGCAGGAGGAGAACTCGTTCGTCCGCTCTTATCGGAACCGAAGCGGGAACTTATTGCCTATGCTAAACGATACGGACTTGAATGGCGAGAAGATGCGAGCAACGCTACGACTGAATATTTGCGCAATCAAGTGCGGCATCAGATCGTGCCCCAGCTCCTCGCGTCGCAACCGGATCTTGTTCAAGTTGTGAGCGAAACAGCTCTGCATCAACGCGAACTGTGGCGGACCCGCTACCGACAGATGGAGAATTGGATCCAGGACAACGTACGGCTCGAGATGAAAGCGTTTCACGTGAAATCGGATAACTTGATGTGTCTAAATCCTGTCGAACGATACACCGTCGGGCGCCTGCTATCAATGCGCTACGGGGTAGAGATGGGAACCGCGATCGACCGTCTGTTAACGAGTGCCCAAGGTTCTGGCCACTTCGACTTAGAGGGGCCATGGGGCCTGAGGAAACAAGACGGGCTCTTATCGTTACAGGCAACTGGTCAATCGCTCCTAGCCCCACACAAACAAGTGGTAACGACCTTCCCAGCGCATGTAGTGTTCGGGACGACGTTATTCTCACTAGACGTTGAGGATGATACGGACGGCATCCCGCTCGAGGAGATCGAGTTGCCGTTGATCATCCGCTCTGTCGAGGCTGGGGACGCGATGAAACTGTCCATCGGGACGAAAAAAGTCGCCCGCATCTTCATTGATGCAAAGATTCCGCGAGAAAAACGGCCTTTTGTCCCATTGGTAGTTGACGCAACGGGAAGGATTATCGCTATAGTAGGGGTAAGAGTTTCCGATTTTCCGGATAAGTCGGGTGCGATGTGCCCACGATTAATGGTAAAATGATGATTGTGTCGGATAAGAAAGAGGAGGATTTTAAGATGTCATTAATGAACGATATGGAGAAAGTACTGATTTCAAGTGAAGAGATTCAAGGTAAAGTGAAAGAACTCGCTACAACACTTAGCGAAGAATATAAAGAAGAGTTCCCACTCCTCGTCTGCGTGTTAAAAGGTGCGATGCCATTCATGTCAGACCTCGTCAAAGAAATGGATATCCATTTAGAAATGGATTTCATGGATGTATCGACGTATCATGGTGGAACGTCATCGACAGGTGAAGTCAAAATTGAGAAAGATTTAAATACATCTGTAGAAGGACGCGACATCTTGATTGTAGAAGATATCATTGATAGTGGACTAACGCTCGGCTATCTCGTCGACTTGCTCAAGTACCGCAAAGCCAAATCGGTCAAAATCGTGACACTTCTCGATAAACCGACGGGCCGCAAGAACGGATTGTCGGCAGATTATAGCGGATTCGTGATTCCGCACGAGTTTGTCGTCGGCTATGGTCTCGATTATGAAGAGAAATATCGTAACCTTCCGTACGTCGGTGTGCTCAAGCCGAGCATTTACGGGGGCTAACGTTTTTCTTTTGAAAATGCGTCGTGTTAAGATAAAAGAAATACCCAAAGTATACACATATACTGAATGGGCGAGAACATCGTTTCTCGGAATAGGAGGCAGAGAATGAATCGTGCAGTGAAAAACACCTTAGTTTTCGGTGTGATTTTCCTAGCCTTGATCTTGTTCCTTCAATATTTACAAAACCCGAATAGCCAGAGCGAGACGCTTACGTATTCGAAGTTCTTGGAATATGTGGAAGAAGGTCGGATTGAAACGGCAACCGTACAGGAAATTCCGGGAGCCATCTCAATCACAGGAGATCTATCAGGAGACGAAGATCAGCGTTTTGAAACGAATATCCCGGCCAACGAGGCCGAATACGCCGAAGTGCTCTCGTCACTTCGCGCGGATACCGACATCCAAATTGAAGAAGCAGAGTCGAGTGGTAGCTGGTTCAGCATCGTATTCGCGATCTTACCGTTTATCATCATCTTCATCTTATTCTTCTTCTTGCTCAACCAAGCCCAAGGTGGTGGCGGTGGTGGTCGTGTGATGAACTTCGGGAAATCGAAGGCAAAACTATACGACCAAGAGAAGCGCCGTGTGACGTTTGAAGACGTGGCCGGAGCAGACGAAGAGAAACAAGAGCTCATCGAAGTCGTTGAATTCTTGAAAGATCCTCGCAAGTTCTCGAAACTCGGGGCACGGATTCCGAAAGGTGTCTTGCTCGTCGGTCCTCCGGGAACAGGTAAGACATTGCTCGCTCGTGCAGCTGCAGGCGAAGCCGGTGTTCCATTCTTCTCAATCTCAGGTTCTGACTTCGTCGAAATGTTCGTCGGTGTCGGGGCGTCGCGTGTCCGCGACTTGTTCGAGAATGCGAAAAAGAACGCACCGTGTATCATCTTCATCGATGAAATCGATGCGGTCGGACGCCAGCGTGGTGCCGGTCTTGGTGGTGGCCATGACGAGCGTGAGCAAACGCTCAACCAATTGCTTGTCGAGATGGATGGATTCAGTGACAACGAAGGAATCATCATGATTGCCGCGACGAACCGTCCGGACATTCTTGACCCGGCCCTTCTTCGTCCAGGTCGATTTGACCGTCAAATCACGGTCGACCGTCCGGATGTGAAAGGCCGTGAAGCAGTCCTCAAAGTTCACGCCCGCAACAAACCGCTCGATTCGACAGTCGACTTGAAGTCAATCGCACAGCGGACGCCTGGATTCTCAGGGGCAGACCTTGAAAACTTATTAAACGAAGCAGCGCTCGTTGCAGCCCGGTCTGACCGTTCAGCGGTCTCGGTCGTGG
This genomic interval carries:
- the tilS gene encoding tRNA lysidine(34) synthetase TilS, with protein sequence MTKVLVAVSGGVDSVVLLDRVIRTGMEVGVAHVHHGLRPESDEEYRFVQRLAASYGVPFHGKRLTFPDGGSQASYRTARYAFFEQVMQKFGYTQLMTAHHADDQLETVLIQLQRNVIEVTGIPERRPFAGGELVRPLLSEPKRELIAYAKRYGLEWREDASNATTEYLRNQVRHQIVPQLLASQPDLVQVVSETALHQRELWRTRYRQMENWIQDNVRLEMKAFHVKSDNLMCLNPVERYTVGRLLSMRYGVEMGTAIDRLLTSAQGSGHFDLEGPWGLRKQDGLLSLQATGQSLLAPHKQVVTTFPAHVVFGTTLFSLDVEDDTDGIPLEEIELPLIIRSVEAGDAMKLSIGTKKVARIFIDAKIPREKRPFVPLVVDATGRIIAIVGVRVSDFPDKSGAMCPRLMVK
- the hpt gene encoding hypoxanthine phosphoribosyltransferase → MSLMNDMEKVLISSEEIQGKVKELATTLSEEYKEEFPLLVCVLKGAMPFMSDLVKEMDIHLEMDFMDVSTYHGGTSSTGEVKIEKDLNTSVEGRDILIVEDIIDSGLTLGYLVDLLKYRKAKSVKIVTLLDKPTGRKNGLSADYSGFVIPHEFVVGYGLDYEEKYRNLPYVGVLKPSIYGG
- the ftsH gene encoding ATP-dependent zinc metalloprotease FtsH translates to MNRAVKNTLVFGVIFLALILFLQYLQNPNSQSETLTYSKFLEYVEEGRIETATVQEIPGAISITGDLSGDEDQRFETNIPANEAEYAEVLSSLRADTDIQIEEAESSGSWFSIVFAILPFIIIFILFFFLLNQAQGGGGGGRVMNFGKSKAKLYDQEKRRVTFEDVAGADEEKQELIEVVEFLKDPRKFSKLGARIPKGVLLVGPPGTGKTLLARAAAGEAGVPFFSISGSDFVEMFVGVGASRVRDLFENAKKNAPCIIFIDEIDAVGRQRGAGLGGGHDEREQTLNQLLVEMDGFSDNEGIIMIAATNRPDILDPALLRPGRFDRQITVDRPDVKGREAVLKVHARNKPLDSTVDLKSIAQRTPGFSGADLENLLNEAALVAARSDRSAVSVVDVEEAIDRVIAGPSKKSRVISEKERQIVAYHEAGHTIIGIELENADEVHKVTIVPRGNAGGYVVMLPKEDRYFMTKPELEDKIVGLLGGRVAEDVIFGEVSTGASNDFQRATGIARKMVMDYGMSDKLGPLQLGSNHGGQVFLGRDFQTEQNYSDAIAQDIDLEIRDIINRCYAKAKQILTERKDDLELVAKTLLEVETLDSKQIRHLIKTREYLPHEPEEPSEPSKDDSSDEAKRDEAAVKHGQVIDQPGVVQEAKPDVVPEGDKPEATPTERPNNESR